One Nocardioides aromaticivorans genomic window carries:
- a CDS encoding SAM-dependent methyltransferase — MSATVRVLGFGMGPQHVTPEVATALAGCDYALAVQKGDEDPLLAVRQAVADAHGVELVVVRDPERDRSPGLDRAGYEGAVADWYAARLAAYRSVIDARGGTCAFLVWGDPSLYDGTIRIVRELGVDFDVLPGISAPQVLAARHRVVLHEVGQPVHVTTARRLRTDVAAGQRNVVVMLTAGVDLDGFGDWAIWWGANLGGVGERLVSGRVADVVGEIEAARAEARAEAGWVMDLFLLRAPAGGADDGTA; from the coding sequence GTGAGCGCCACCGTCCGGGTGCTCGGCTTCGGGATGGGGCCGCAGCACGTCACCCCGGAGGTCGCCACCGCACTGGCCGGCTGTGACTACGCCCTGGCAGTGCAGAAGGGCGACGAGGACCCGCTGCTGGCCGTGCGGCAGGCGGTGGCCGATGCGCACGGGGTCGAGCTGGTCGTCGTACGTGATCCCGAGCGGGACCGCTCCCCGGGACTGGACCGCGCGGGCTACGAGGGCGCGGTCGCCGACTGGTACGCCGCCCGGCTGGCCGCCTACCGCTCCGTCATCGACGCGCGGGGTGGGACCTGCGCCTTCCTGGTCTGGGGCGATCCCTCCCTGTACGACGGCACGATCCGCATCGTGCGCGAGCTGGGCGTCGACTTCGACGTGCTCCCCGGGATCAGCGCGCCGCAGGTGCTCGCCGCGCGGCACCGGGTGGTGCTCCACGAGGTCGGCCAGCCGGTGCACGTCACGACCGCGCGGCGGCTGCGCACCGACGTGGCGGCCGGACAGCGCAATGTCGTCGTGATGCTCACCGCCGGGGTCGACCTCGACGGCTTCGGCGACTGGGCGATCTGGTGGGGGGCCAACCTCGGCGGCGTGGGGGAGCGCCTCGTGTCCGGCCGGGTCGCCGACGTCGTCGGGGAGATCGAGGCGGCACGCGCGGAGGCGAGGGCCGAGGCCGGCTGGGTGATGGACCTCTTCCTGCTGCGGGCGCCCGCCGGGGGAGCCGACGATGGCACTGCCTGA
- the cobN gene encoding cobaltochelatase subunit CobN yields MQIALLSTSDTDLLSARASGADYAWANPSRSDLPGLVALAEAADLVVIRLLGSPQQYDAELAALRGTGRPLVVLGGELTPSAELMEASTVPVGVAAEAHRYLAEGGPRNLGQLHAFLSDTVLLTGEGFEAPEEIPAWGILDRPGGVEKARVGVLFYRAHHASGNTDFVHALCDAIDATGEAVGVPVFAGSLRAAPDELFTALGELDALVVTVLAAGGSTPAAASAGGADETWDVERIAALDIPVLQGLCLTSSREEWEASDDGVSPLDYANQVAIPEFDGRISTAPFSFKELDPAGLPSYVADPERAARVAGLAVGYARLRHVPNSEKRLALMLSAYPTKHSRIGNAVGLDTPVSAVRMLRKLRDAGYDVGDGFGVLDLDDDTVAGDTLIHALIAAGGQDEEWLTSAQLTDAHVRVSKADYDAWTADLPDDLREEMVEAWGESPGSLFVNDDGEIVLATLQAGNIVLMIQPPRGFGENPVAIYHDPDLAPSHHYLAAYRWVANGFGAHAVVHLGKHGSMEWLPGKNAALSASCATDAAIGSMPLIYPFLVNDPGEGAQAKRRAHATIIDHLVPPMARAESYGDIARLEGLLEEYDKISAMDPAKLAAIRGEIWQLMHAAELHRDLGMDEQPEDDDFDDFLLHVDGWLCEIKDVQIRDGLHVLGQAPEGEARVNLVLAILRAAQVWGGTSNAVPGLRAALGLAPDAPTAEVDRVEAEARELVEAMEKASWDVARVDDLHPSPEVRRVLSFAATEVVPRLARTTDELDHTLHALAGGYVPAGPSGSPLRGLVNVLPTGRNFYTVDPRAVPSRLAWQTGQAMAESLVGRYLEEEGAYPESVGLSVWGTSAMRTSGDDIAEVLALLGVRPEWDEASKRVHALTVVPLEELGRPRIDVTVRISGFFRDAFPHVVAMLDDAVRMVAELDEPLDQNFVRAHAQADVAEHGDERRARTRIFGSKPGSYGAGILQAVESGTWRDDADLAEVYTAWGGFAYGRDLDGVPAADDMRANYRRIKVAAKNIDTREHDIADSDDYFQYHGGMVATVRALTGADPKAYVGDSTTPDAVRTRTLQEETNRVFRARVVNPRWIGAMQRHGYKGAFELAATVDYLFGFDATAGVVHDWMYESLAKSYVLDEENQAFLRKSNPWALRSIVERLHEAKDRGLWESPDPEVLAALQAAYLEVEGDLEDE; encoded by the coding sequence GTGCAGATCGCACTCCTTTCCACGTCCGACACCGACCTGCTGTCGGCCCGCGCGAGCGGTGCCGACTACGCGTGGGCCAACCCGTCGCGCAGCGACCTGCCGGGCCTGGTGGCGCTCGCGGAGGCGGCGGACCTCGTCGTCATCCGCCTCCTCGGCTCCCCGCAGCAGTACGACGCCGAGCTGGCCGCGCTGCGCGGCACGGGCCGGCCGCTCGTGGTGCTCGGTGGCGAGCTGACGCCCAGCGCCGAGCTCATGGAGGCCTCGACCGTCCCGGTCGGGGTCGCGGCGGAGGCGCACCGCTATCTCGCCGAGGGCGGGCCGCGGAACCTCGGCCAGCTGCACGCCTTCCTGTCCGACACCGTGCTGCTGACCGGTGAGGGCTTCGAGGCGCCGGAGGAGATCCCGGCGTGGGGGATCCTCGACCGGCCCGGTGGTGTCGAGAAGGCGAGGGTCGGGGTGCTCTTCTACCGCGCCCACCACGCCAGCGGGAACACCGACTTCGTGCACGCGCTGTGCGACGCGATCGACGCGACGGGGGAGGCCGTCGGCGTACCGGTCTTCGCCGGGTCACTGCGAGCGGCGCCGGACGAGCTGTTCACGGCGCTCGGCGAGCTCGACGCCCTCGTGGTCACCGTCCTCGCCGCCGGTGGGTCGACGCCGGCCGCCGCCAGTGCGGGTGGCGCCGACGAGACGTGGGACGTGGAGCGGATCGCCGCCCTCGACATCCCGGTCCTGCAGGGCCTGTGCCTGACCAGCAGCCGTGAGGAGTGGGAGGCGTCCGACGACGGCGTCAGCCCGCTCGACTACGCCAACCAGGTGGCGATCCCGGAATTCGACGGCCGGATCAGCACGGCGCCGTTCTCGTTCAAGGAGCTCGACCCGGCCGGCCTGCCGTCGTACGTCGCCGACCCGGAGCGCGCCGCCCGCGTCGCCGGCCTCGCGGTCGGCTACGCCCGCCTGCGCCACGTGCCCAACAGCGAGAAGAGGCTGGCGCTGATGCTCAGCGCCTACCCGACCAAGCACTCGCGGATCGGCAACGCCGTCGGTCTCGACACGCCGGTGTCGGCCGTCCGGATGCTTCGCAAGCTGCGCGACGCCGGCTACGACGTCGGCGACGGCTTCGGGGTGCTCGACCTCGACGACGACACCGTCGCCGGGGACACGCTCATCCACGCCCTCATCGCGGCCGGTGGCCAGGACGAGGAGTGGCTGACGTCGGCGCAGCTGACCGACGCGCACGTGCGGGTCAGCAAGGCGGACTACGACGCGTGGACCGCCGACCTGCCGGACGACCTGCGCGAGGAGATGGTCGAGGCGTGGGGCGAGTCGCCCGGCTCGCTGTTCGTCAACGACGACGGCGAGATCGTGCTGGCCACCCTGCAGGCCGGCAACATCGTGCTGATGATCCAGCCGCCGCGGGGCTTCGGCGAGAACCCGGTCGCGATCTACCACGACCCCGACCTGGCGCCGTCGCACCACTACCTGGCGGCGTACCGCTGGGTGGCCAACGGCTTCGGCGCCCACGCGGTGGTGCACCTCGGCAAGCACGGCTCGATGGAGTGGTTGCCGGGCAAGAACGCCGCGCTGTCGGCGTCCTGCGCCACCGACGCCGCGATCGGCAGCATGCCGCTGATCTACCCCTTCCTCGTCAACGACCCCGGTGAGGGTGCGCAGGCCAAGCGCCGCGCCCACGCGACGATCATCGACCACCTCGTCCCGCCGATGGCGAGGGCCGAGAGCTACGGCGACATCGCGCGCCTCGAGGGCCTGCTCGAGGAGTACGACAAGATCTCCGCGATGGACCCGGCCAAGCTGGCCGCGATCCGCGGCGAGATCTGGCAGCTGATGCACGCCGCCGAGCTGCACCGCGACCTCGGCATGGACGAGCAGCCCGAGGACGACGACTTCGACGACTTCCTGCTCCACGTCGACGGTTGGCTCTGCGAGATCAAGGACGTCCAGATCCGCGACGGCCTGCACGTGCTCGGCCAGGCGCCCGAGGGCGAGGCGCGGGTCAACCTCGTGCTCGCGATCCTGCGGGCCGCCCAGGTCTGGGGAGGTACGTCGAACGCGGTCCCCGGCCTGCGCGCCGCGCTCGGCCTCGCGCCCGACGCGCCGACCGCCGAGGTCGACCGGGTCGAGGCCGAGGCGCGTGAGCTGGTCGAGGCGATGGAGAAGGCGTCGTGGGACGTCGCGCGCGTCGACGACCTGCACCCCTCACCCGAGGTCCGCAGGGTGCTGTCCTTCGCGGCCACCGAGGTGGTGCCCCGTCTGGCCCGCACCACCGACGAGCTCGACCACACGCTGCACGCGCTGGCCGGCGGCTACGTCCCGGCCGGCCCCTCGGGCTCGCCGCTGCGCGGCCTGGTCAACGTGCTCCCGACCGGCCGCAACTTCTACACCGTGGACCCGCGGGCCGTGCCGTCCCGGCTGGCCTGGCAGACCGGGCAGGCGATGGCGGAGTCGCTGGTCGGCCGCTACCTCGAGGAGGAGGGCGCCTACCCCGAGTCGGTCGGACTCTCCGTGTGGGGCACGTCCGCGATGCGCACCTCCGGAGACGACATCGCCGAGGTGCTGGCCCTGCTGGGCGTGCGGCCCGAGTGGGACGAGGCGTCGAAGCGGGTGCACGCGCTGACCGTCGTACCCCTGGAGGAGCTGGGCCGTCCGCGCATCGACGTGACGGTGCGGATCTCCGGCTTCTTCCGCGACGCCTTCCCGCACGTCGTCGCGATGCTCGACGACGCCGTGCGGATGGTGGCGGAGCTCGACGAGCCGCTGGACCAGAACTTCGTGCGCGCCCACGCGCAGGCCGATGTCGCCGAGCACGGTGACGAGCGGCGGGCGCGGACCCGGATCTTCGGCTCCAAGCCGGGCTCCTACGGCGCCGGCATCCTGCAGGCCGTCGAGTCGGGCACCTGGCGCGACGACGCCGACCTCGCCGAGGTCTACACCGCGTGGGGCGGCTTCGCCTACGGGCGCGACCTCGACGGCGTCCCCGCCGCCGACGACATGCGCGCCAACTATCGTCGGATCAAGGTCGCGGCGAAGAACATCGACACCCGCGAGCACGACATCGCCGACAGCGACGACTACTTCCAGTACCACGGCGGCATGGTCGCGACGGTGCGCGCGCTGACCGGCGCCGACCCGAAGGCGTACGTCGGCGACTCGACCACCCCCGACGCCGTCCGCACGCGCACGCTGCAGGAGGAGACCAACCGGGTCTTCCGGGCCCGTGTGGTCAACCCGCGCTGGATCGGCGCGATGCAGCGCCACGGCTACAAGGGCGCCTTCGAGCTCGCCGCGACCGTCGACTACCTGTTCGGCTTCGACGCGACCGCCGGTGTCGTGCACGACTGGATGTACGAGTCGCTCGCCAAGTCCTACGTGCTGGACGAGGAGAACCAGGCGTTCCTGCGGAAGTCGAACCCGTGGGCGCTGCGCAGCATCGTCGAGCGGCTGCACGAGGCGAAGGACCGCGGGCTGTGGGAGTCGCCCGACCCCGAGGTGCTGGCCGCGCTGCAGGCCGCCTATCTCGAGGTCGAGGGCGACCTGGAGGACGAGTGA
- a CDS encoding AMP-binding protein, whose protein sequence is MFVPFSVNDFLDRAVQVYGERVGVVDEPDQPAPSLGGLTYAQVGELARRQAAKLDELGIGVGERVAVVSHNSARLLTSFYGVSGWGRVLVPVNFRLSADEVQYIVDHSGARVLYVDPEIEEHLAGVTCERKFVLGDDEQLYAPEGAEPKPWEYDEAATATINYTSGTTARPKGVQITHRNIWTNAMTFGLHAQIGDRDVYLHTLPMFHANGWGMPFAMTGVGAQHIVLRKVDGAEILRRVRDHGVTVMCAAPAVAAAVLEAAQSWEGEIPGRDRVRIIMAGAPPPTKTVIRVQEELGWEFIQIYGLTETSPLLTFNRTRAEWDDLPPEERAARLTRAGAPAIGVRLRIDESEEGAGEVLARSNVVLEGYWEQPEESAKALAGDWFHTGDGGYLGDDGYLTIADRKKDVIITGGENVTSIEVEDTLFSHPAVAEVAVIGVPSEKWGETIKALVVLTAEEAGRAGPEMEAELVRWCKDRLAGYKAPTSVEFRDELARTATGKLQKFKLRAPYWEGFTRQVN, encoded by the coding sequence GTGTTCGTCCCGTTCAGCGTCAATGACTTCCTCGACCGCGCCGTGCAGGTGTACGGCGAGCGCGTCGGCGTCGTGGACGAGCCGGACCAGCCGGCGCCCAGCCTGGGTGGGCTCACCTACGCGCAGGTGGGCGAGCTGGCGCGGCGCCAGGCCGCGAAGCTCGACGAGCTCGGCATCGGCGTGGGTGAGCGGGTCGCGGTCGTCAGCCACAACAGTGCCCGCCTGCTCACCTCCTTCTACGGCGTCAGCGGGTGGGGACGCGTGCTGGTGCCGGTGAACTTCCGGCTCAGCGCCGACGAGGTCCAGTACATCGTCGACCACTCCGGGGCGCGGGTCCTCTACGTCGACCCGGAGATCGAGGAGCACCTCGCGGGTGTCACCTGCGAGCGGAAGTTCGTGCTCGGTGACGACGAGCAGCTCTACGCGCCGGAGGGCGCCGAGCCCAAGCCCTGGGAGTACGACGAGGCGGCGACCGCCACGATCAACTACACCTCCGGCACGACCGCGCGCCCCAAGGGCGTGCAGATCACCCACCGCAACATCTGGACCAATGCGATGACCTTCGGGCTGCACGCCCAGATCGGCGACCGCGACGTCTACCTCCACACGCTGCCGATGTTCCACGCCAACGGCTGGGGCATGCCGTTCGCGATGACCGGCGTCGGCGCCCAGCACATCGTGCTGCGCAAGGTCGACGGCGCCGAGATCCTGCGCCGGGTGCGCGACCACGGGGTCACCGTCATGTGCGCCGCCCCTGCCGTCGCGGCGGCCGTCCTCGAGGCCGCGCAGTCGTGGGAGGGCGAGATCCCCGGGCGCGACCGGGTCCGCATCATCATGGCCGGCGCGCCGCCGCCGACGAAGACGGTGATCCGGGTCCAGGAGGAGCTGGGCTGGGAGTTCATCCAGATCTACGGCCTCACCGAGACCTCGCCGCTGCTGACCTTCAACCGGACCCGGGCCGAGTGGGACGACCTGCCGCCGGAGGAGCGCGCTGCGAGGCTGACCCGTGCGGGCGCGCCCGCCATCGGCGTGCGGCTGAGGATCGACGAGTCCGAGGAGGGCGCCGGCGAGGTGCTGGCCCGCTCCAACGTCGTGCTCGAGGGCTACTGGGAGCAACCGGAGGAGAGCGCGAAGGCGCTCGCCGGCGACTGGTTCCACACCGGCGACGGCGGCTACCTCGGCGACGACGGCTACCTCACCATCGCCGACCGCAAGAAGGACGTCATCATCACCGGCGGTGAGAACGTCACCTCGATCGAGGTCGAGGACACGCTGTTCTCGCACCCGGCCGTCGCCGAGGTCGCGGTGATCGGCGTCCCGAGCGAGAAGTGGGGCGAGACGATCAAGGCCCTCGTCGTGCTCACCGCCGAGGAGGCCGGCCGGGCCGGGCCCGAGATGGAGGCCGAGCTGGTCCGCTGGTGCAAGGACCGGCTGGCGGGCTACAAGGCGCCGACCTCGGTGGAGTTCCGCGACGAGCTGGCCCGCACGGCGACCGGCAAGCTGCAGAAGTTCAAGCTGCGCGCGCCCTACTGGGAGGGGTTCACCCGCCAGGTGAACTGA
- a CDS encoding LPXTG cell wall anchor domain-containing protein, with protein MSETFRRPFVPAGRAPAVRRSALSLPGAVLALVVLSTTPAHADPDAPPGAGRSGEAPAQTGSLPAPEHAAAHDAITRDSAPGEHPGPPGGVPQGPPAEVPADGPADGPADVPADVPAGPPAGVGSDGVPGAPAAEAAPGQKVVVCKYVRKPGAAEVFSHIIVVNENALLGKGFAGVFPFPFSDAHFKSVAVRYAAPGERASEISEAVCPAEVPGEEPPGEEPPGEEPPGEGASGETGGIGDDAGPGVPGVGSSGSALPATGAADHLPALALLGGLGTLAGAWLVHRGRRAVVH; from the coding sequence ATGTCCGAGACATTCCGGCGACCCTTCGTGCCCGCGGGCCGTGCACCAGCGGTACGGCGCAGCGCGCTGTCCCTGCCCGGGGCCGTCCTGGCCCTCGTCGTCCTCTCCACCACGCCGGCACACGCCGATCCGGATGCCCCTCCCGGGGCGGGACGGTCCGGCGAGGCGCCGGCGCAGACCGGGTCGCTGCCCGCGCCGGAGCACGCCGCGGCGCACGACGCGATCACGCGAGACTCCGCGCCGGGAGAGCACCCCGGCCCGCCAGGCGGCGTACCCCAGGGGCCGCCGGCCGAGGTGCCCGCGGACGGGCCCGCGGACGGGCCCGCCGACGTCCCCGCCGATGTCCCCGCCGGCCCGCCCGCGGGCGTCGGGAGCGACGGGGTGCCGGGGGCTCCGGCGGCCGAGGCCGCGCCGGGGCAGAAGGTCGTGGTGTGCAAGTACGTCCGCAAGCCCGGGGCCGCGGAGGTCTTCTCCCACATCATCGTCGTCAACGAGAACGCCCTTCTCGGCAAGGGCTTCGCCGGGGTGTTCCCGTTCCCGTTCTCCGATGCGCACTTCAAGTCCGTCGCCGTGCGCTATGCGGCGCCCGGCGAGCGGGCCAGCGAGATCAGCGAGGCCGTGTGCCCTGCCGAGGTGCCGGGCGAGGAGCCGCCGGGTGAGGAGCCGCCGGGTGAGGAGCCGCCCGGGGAGGGGGCGTCGGGTGAGACCGGCGGGATCGGCGACGACGCCGGGCCCGGTGTCCCCGGGGTCGGCTCCTCGGGCAGCGCCCTCCCGGCGACGGGTGCAGCCGACCACCTGCCCGCGCTCGCCCTGCTCGGCGGGCTCGGCACGCTGGCCGGCGCCTGGCTGGTGCACAGGGGCCGCCGGGCCGTCGTCCACTGA
- a CDS encoding superinfection immunity protein: MYLELVSDRQRRRLRRVALTWLAAAMTCGYLLPWAVATTRGKANAGAIGVLNVALGWTVVGWIVALGLACGRHGIAGLRVTD, translated from the coding sequence ATGTACCTCGAGCTCGTCAGCGACCGTCAGCGCCGCCGCCTGCGCCGGGTCGCGCTGACCTGGCTGGCCGCCGCCATGACCTGCGGCTACCTGCTGCCGTGGGCGGTCGCCACCACCCGCGGCAAGGCCAACGCCGGCGCGATCGGCGTCCTCAACGTCGCCCTCGGCTGGACCGTCGTCGGCTGGATCGTCGCCCTCGGCCTGGCCTGCGGGCGCCACGGGATCGCGGGCCTGCGCGTCACCGACTGA